In a single window of the Biomphalaria glabrata chromosome 13, xgBioGlab47.1, whole genome shotgun sequence genome:
- the LOC106079463 gene encoding calmodulin-binding transcription activator 1-like isoform X2: MDELNEAPSTSSKMDLHDQTFETADDSEDNVNIKLPEQLQKIVPAEEFVSVRHRWNTNEEIASILIAFDKHKDWLVLPQKIRPASGSMLLYNRKLVFYRRDGYCWKKRRNGSTIREDHMKLKVQGLECIYGSYVHSAILPTFHRRCYWLLQNPNIVLIHYLNVPYPEAAKPSIPSLSYELRQKDWTKEELVDQLRPMLSQVTQGTELDVEEDQKVEKLLEEILPFLMPTQENNKNAQTLQRLTRPLAPAPMTATHLTVTNTVSSSPISSTTASLKRPVRKQLRTDEPQPSCNLESLQNMGLVPQGVSPSLLPQHVMLAPQQSQSLQQPQCSVPNFHSLNGHSFLQKNSQSPLIISTAAGHIFGAENLMQGSGSSLPLNQQKNMSDVLNHSLASTINTPRFVTIGPDMGVTNSSTASCNETVSSIGMAYTQSNLLPALSPFSNKAVNSSTFPTNPSHSSSPEAPSSSPIKNESQTSSGAENSFHFPQQHLYQLVAQQNHSFPQDNSQPQQMQHGQGQTPVLTLHLKPSGMTSLEGPGFVLSLQGATIVSQHKDQPELSSFTTNSSSPLSFSNNQGVVLVASQSPTGGLVLNRVSPSFQPITSSFAMTTSSSQQSFSSANVCSSEFVISTASPMTSSHYTQPLTLSDNNLSQGFTYSTPAVQKSGNPHVNPFSDIFSTTMTNSKPFPAKLDNEMFPVNSSSIQFSGHYSDSKDNNIGLQASSFDSLRKEISMASYDSSSSVMSSLVQPSYTGAVSGSSTSPSTVFCLQQNILQSHHPQTVCDNHQAKHDTVDLMAGPSGNICVKDMITNPSSCDTLDGSFSSLPSADLNLDDLLDLNDLDDVSDLGCSPFTPSDISDQALGNSDLVLCDQTGSGSGINLSVQGQDAMSGHLSPFACDPLGCHQPSSSHQTQSPHLQLNALNNQGRNTVDPEINSVIKDFSPDWAYTKTNTKILVAGPWVSQDACYTCVFDGEHVPALLLQPGLLRCYTQYHPPGFATLQVARNGVIISNLEVFEFCDKEQRDDISFHPEWFAIDSNQLKQLLLERLDHLCRHFVQSVFTLPDIGSVDNETLETLLVQQVQSLLTQRWSDSNLYPKAGQHNLTLLHLASGLGYAKFISCLIRWRMENTSVALEFEIDAQSVDSHACTPLMWACALGKIDAALTLYHWNPSPLKMCNKDGHLPLALARQRGHYNLANQVEQLERAKEQLKEQSSSSVMDTTCLQTSLISSHPMATATDYRPIAEDRKDDSELKDELTVPPTSFPKPGKPGPKLIRRYSEQVISQQIRTLSKRNSIDILPSGQDVDHVTIPTIGSPLGQPVRETNSEPHLPVSPDMAFVAPPAPRLLLEDEIDEPTVYPAEPSTSKMDTDEVCARANSPIIDVERISSDEEVDSNNKDGSKHQMVTLANQIIAAIPERIKLSPPKGDDVDDASSGRGRSESHSSLPSQGSPRPSSFGDDSGISTPMTDSLAFEEYRYPEFGTPASSLSPDSTCLPSPYSPYSFTLDSPPPTTAEFTEYFNAPTTYMEKDFSQLTLSDQEQRKLYEAAKVIQNAYRHYRDKQQQQQQQLQQQKEIEAAILIQSYYRRYKTYAYYKKMSHAAVLIQNQFRTYYAKRKKRGDTGATPRRESERLKKGRNQSVIIQQRFRSHYQRRSLDGKEGIGQTPGSGEAHDSSPPPPKGNFPDESPQTEVEAESGRLTPKSSDMRDTGREFSTEDIRNVQPGKVDGGDQEGSCSGGKEAYMPSRTGDSGLGKPGDSLGDNLTDSGCVIDNDDDCGIFKME; the protein is encoded by the exons ATGGATGAGCTAAATGAAGCTCCCTCTACTTCCTCCAAAATGGACCTCCATGACCAAACCTTTGAAACAGCTGATGACTCAGAAG ACAATGTCAACATAAAACTTCCAGAGCAGCTTCAAAAAATTGTTCCGGCAGAGGAGTTTGTTAGTGTTCGGCATCGCTGGAATACTAATGAG GAAATAGCCTCTATCTTGATTGCATTTGATAAGCATAAAGATTGGCTTGTTTTGCCGCAGAAAATAAG GCCAGCCAGTGGATCTATGCTATTGTACAACAGAAAGCTTGTATTTTATCGAAGGGATGGATACTGTTGGAAAAAGAGACGAAATGGTAGCACAATCAGGGAAGATCACATGAAGCTCAAAGTTCAAGGTCTAGAG TGCATTTATGGATCCTATGTACATTCTGCTATTTTGCCAACCTTTCATAGACGATGCTACTGGCTATTACAG AATCCGAACATTGTGCTCATTCATTATCTGAATGTTCCTTACCCTGAGGCTGCTAAGCCGTCCATACCATCACTATCTTATGAACTTAGGCAGAAGGACTGGACCAAAGAGGAACTGGTTGATCAACTGAGACCCATGT TGTCTCAGGTAACCCAAGGTACAGAACTGGATGTTGAAGAAGACCAGAAG GTTGAGAAATTGCTTGAAGAAATTCTGCCTTTCTTGATGCCAACACAGGAGAACAACAAAAATGCTCAAACCTTGCAAAGGTTAACAAGGCCCTTGGCCCCTGCCCCCATGACAGCCACACACTTAACTGTAACCAACACAGTATCATCTTCCCCCATTTCCTCCACCACTGCCTCATTAAAAAGGCCTGTCAGAAAGCAGCTTCGTACAGATGAACCTCAGCCTTCCTGTAACCTGGAATCATTGCAGAACATGGGATTGGTACCACAGGGTGTTTCTCCATCTCTGCTCCCACAGCATGTGATGCTAGCTCCTCAGCAAAGCCAGTCCCTGCAGCAGCCCCAGTGTTCTGTTCCCAACTTTCATTCCCTCAATGGTCATAGTTTTTTGCAGAAGAACAGCCAGTCTCCCCTCATCATTAGTACAGCAGCAGGGCATATTTTTGGAGCAGAAAATCTCATGCAAGGCAGTGGATCAAGCTTGCCACTAAATCAACAGAAAAATATGTCTGATGTCTTAAACCACAGCTTGGCAAGCACCATCAACACTCCCAGGTTTGTGACCATTGGACCTGACATGGGAGTGACCAACTCCTCAACTGCCTCTTGCAATGAGACTGTCAGCAGTATAGGTATGGCCTACACTCAGTCCAATTTGTTGCCAGCTCTTTCCCCCTTCTCAAACAAGGCAGTTAATAGTTCAACCTTTCCTACAAACCCATCACATAGTTCCAGCCCAGAAGCACCTTCATCATCACCAATTAAAAAT GAATCTCAAACCAGTAGCGGAGCTGAGAACAGCTTTCATTTCCCTCAGCAGCATCTCTATCAACTTGTTGCTCAACAGAATCATTCCTTCCCACAAGACAACTCTCAGCCGCAGCAGATG CAGCATGGTCAGGGCCAGACCCCAGTATTGACATTGCATCTGAAACCTTCTGGCATGACATCCCTAGAGGGACCTGGATTTGTTCTCAGTTTACAGGGTGCTACCATTGTCTCACAGCATAAAGATCAA cctgagttatcttcctttacTACAAATTCATCATCACCATTAAGTTTTTCAAACAACCAAGGAGTTGTTCTCGTAGCTAGTCAAAGTCCCACTGGGGGTCTGGTGCTGAACAGAGTCTCACCTAGCTTTCAGCCCATCACATCATCATTTGCCATGACCACCTCCTCCAGCCAGCAGAGTTTCTCCTCCGCAAACGTGTGTTCTTCTGAATTTGTCATCTCCACAGCATCTCCAATGACAAGCTCACATTACACCCAGCCCCTCACTCTTAGTGACAACAACCTGTCTCAGGGGTTCACTTACTCCACGCCTGCAGTGCAGAAATCTGGAAACCCACACGTGAACCCTTTTTCTGACATTTTCTCCACAACCATGACTAATTCTAAACCATTCCCAGCTAAACTTGACAATGAAATGTTCCCTGTAAATAGTAGCAGTATCCAGTTTTCTGGACACTATTCTGATTCCAAAGATAACAACATAGGGCTTCAGGCTTCATCGTTTGACTCTTTGAGGAAAGAGATCTCCATGGCCAGCTACGATAGCAGTAGCTCTGTCATGTCTAGTCTGGTGCAACCTAGTTACACAGGAGCCGTGTCTGGGAGCTCCACATCACCCTCCACAGTATTCTGTCTCCAGCAGAACATATTACAGTCCCATCATCCTCAGACAGTGTGTGATAATCATCAAGCCAAACATGATACTGTAGACCTTATGGCAGGACCATCAGGCAACATTTGTGTCAAAGATATG ATCACTAATCCCAGTTCCTGTGATACACTTGATGGCAGCTTTTCCTCCCTGCCCAGTGCTGATCTCAACCTAGATGACCTCTTGGACCTCAATGACCTGGATGATGTGTCAGATCTTGGCTGTTCCCCTTTCACACCATCAGATATCAGTGATCAAGCCCTGGGCAACAGTGATTTAGTCCTTTGTGATCAAACTGGCTCTGGCAGTGGTATAAACTTAAGTGTTCAAGGGCAAGATGCTATGTCAG GCCATTTGTCTCCCTTTGCTTGTGATCCATTGGGATGTCATCAGCCCTCCTCTTCCCATCAAACCCAGTCCCCCCACCTCCAGCTCAATGCTTTAAACAATCAGGGTAGAAACACTGTTGACCCTGAAATCAATTCTGTGATAAAAGACTTCAGCCCTGACTGGGCTTATACCAAG ACTAATACCAAGATTCTTGTAGCGGGTCCTTGGGTGAGTCAAGATGCCTGTTATACATGTGTGTTTGATGGTGAACACGTACCAGCTCTCCTGCTCCAGCCTGGTCTGCTCAGATGTTACACACAGT ATCATCCTCCTGGCTTTGCAACTCTCCAAGTGGCTAGAAATGGAGTCATCATTTCCAACTTAGAAGTTTTTGAATTCTGTGATAAAGAGCAACGTGATGACATTTCATTTCATCCGGAGTGGTTTGCTATCGACT CTAACCAGTTAAAACAACTTTTGCTGGAAAGATTAGACCATCTTTGTAGACACTTTGTCCAATCTGTATTCACTCTCCCA GATATTGGCTCTGTTGACAATGAGACTTTGGAGACACTTCTGGTCCAGCAAGTCCAGTCTCTATTAACTCAGAGATGGTCAGATTCTAACTTGTACCCCAAAGCTGGGCAACACAATCTCACTTTACTTCACCTTGCCTCAGGTTTGGGCTACGCCAAGTTTATTTCTTGTCTCATCCGCTGGAG AATGGAGAACACCAGTGTGGCTTTAGAATTTGAGATTGATGCTCAAAGTGTGGACAGCCATGCTTGTACACCATTG ATGTGGGCCTGTGCTCTAGGTAAAATTGATGCTGCCTTGACTCTCTACCATTGGAATCCTTCACCTTTAAAAATGTGCAATAAAGATGGTCATCTTCCTCTGGCATTGGCTAGACAGAGAGGACATTATAATTTAGCTAATCAG GTTGAGCAGCTGGAAAGAGCTAAAGAACAACTCAAGGAACAAAGTTCATCCTCAGTGATGGACACAACATGCTTGCAGACATCACTCATCTCCAGTCATCCAATGGCAACTGCCACGGATTATAGGCCCATAGCTGAGGACAGGAAAGATGACTCGGAACTTAAAGATGAGCTGACAGTTCCACCAACTTCTTTCCCTAAGCCTGGGAAACCAGGTCCTAAGCTGATACGACGTTATAGCGAACAG gttaTTAGTCAGCAGATTAGGACGCTTAGTAAAAGAAACTCAATAGATATCCTTCCAAGTGGACAAGATGTAGATCACGTGACCATCCCAACCATTGGCTCTCCCCTGGGGCAGCCTGTTAGAGAAACCAACTCAGAGCCCCACCTTCCAGTTAGTCCTGACATGGCGTTTGTTGCCCCGCCTGCTCCAAGACTTCTTTTGGAGGACGAGATAGATGAACCCACTGTGTACCCTGCTGAACCATCCACCTCAAAAATGGACACGG ATGAGGTGTGTGCTCGTGCCAATAGTCCAATTATAGATGTCGAGAGGATATCATCAGACGAGGAAGTTGATTCTAATAATAAAG ATGGATCCAAGCACCAGATGGTGACACTGGCCAATCAGATCATTGCAGCCATTCCAGAGAGGATCAAGTTATCTCCCCCCAAAGGGGATGATGTGGATGATGCATCAAGCGGTCGAGGCAGAAGTGAATCCCACAGTTCACTTCCATCACAAGGTTCCCCCCGCCCTTCCTCTTTTGGTGATGACTCTGGAATATCAACACCAATGACTGACAGTCTTGCCTTTGAAGAATATAG ATACCCAGAGTTTGGAACTCCTGCGTCCAGTCTTAGTCCAGACTCTACATGCCTCCCTAGTCCTTACAGTCCCTACAGCTTTACACTGGATTCCCCTCCACCCACTACTGCAGAGTTCACCGAGTACTTCAATGCACCAACAACTTACATGGAGAAGGATTTCTCTCAGCTGACCTTATCTG ACCAAGAACAGAGGAAACTGTATGAGGCTGCCAAAGTCATCCAAAATGCCTACAGACACTACAGGGATAaacagcagcagcagcaacaacagcTCCAGCAGCAGAAAGAGATAGAAGCTGCTATACTCATACAGAGCTACTACAGGAGATATAAGACG TATGCCTATTACAAGAAGATGAGCCATGCAGCAGTTCTCATTCAAAACCAGTTCAGGACTTACTATGCCAAGCGCAAGAAGCGTGGAGACACTGGTGCCACGCCCAGGAGAGAATCTGAGAGATTGAAGAAAGGCAGAAACCAGTCTGTGATTATACAACAAAGATTTAG gtcTCATTATCAGAGAAGGTCTTTAGATGGGAAAGAAGGTATAGGTCAAACACCTGGATCTGGAGAGGCACATGACAG ctcccctcctccccccaaaGGAAACTTCCCAGATGAAAGTCCTCAAACTGAAGTGGAGGCTGAATCAGGAAGGCTGACACCAAAGTCATCAGATATGAGGGACACGGGCAGGGAGTTTTCCACTGAAGACATTAGGAATGTCCAGCCAGGCAAGGTGGATGGAGGGGATCAGGAGGGCTCGTGCTCTGGTGGAAAGGAGGCCTACATGCCCAGCAGAACAGGAGACAGTGGCCTGGGTAAACCTGGTGACAGTCTTGGTGACAATCTTACTGACAGTGGCTGTGTTATTGACAATGATGATGACTGTGGCATCTTCAAGATGGAGTAG